A genomic segment from Pseudostreptobacillus hongkongensis encodes:
- a CDS encoding Bax inhibitor-1/YccA family protein, producing MERRYYSEVELEYEISKKIQGSYSWMMLGLLITFGFVFGALFVPEIAVLAYRIYYVLVIAMVIVAFSMTLLINKLSSVALKGLFIAYSVIMGLFLSPLTFIYDNYSIISILIGSAAMFGSMSLYGYLTRDNLQGYAKYLFGALIGMIVLSLFNMYFRSNGVDTFISILGVLVFAIYAAVDTQRIKVSISELYFSGNEEIINKVQIIGALNLYVDFINLFLYLLRIFGKSRD from the coding sequence ATGGAAAGAAGATATTATAGTGAAGTAGAATTAGAATATGAAATTTCAAAGAAAATTCAAGGTTCATATTCTTGGATGATGTTAGGTTTATTAATTACTTTTGGATTTGTTTTTGGGGCACTTTTTGTACCTGAAATAGCAGTTTTAGCTTATAGAATATATTATGTTTTAGTTATTGCTATGGTAATAGTTGCATTTTCTATGACATTACTTATAAATAAATTATCATCAGTAGCTCTTAAAGGTTTATTTATAGCCTATTCTGTTATAATGGGATTATTTTTATCGCCATTAACATTTATATATGATAATTATTCTATTATAAGTATTTTAATAGGATCAGCTGCAATGTTTGGGTCTATGTCTTTATATGGATATTTAACTCGTGATAATTTACAAGGATATGCAAAATATTTATTTGGAGCACTTATAGGTATGATAGTTTTATCATTATTTAATATGTACTTTAGAAGTAATGGAGTAGATACATTTATTTCTATATTAGGTGTTCTTGTATTTGCTATATATGCAGCAGTAGATACTCAAAGAATAAAAGTAAGTATTTCAGAACTTTATTTCTCAGGCAATGAAGAAATAATCAATAAAGTACAAATTATAGGAGCTTTAAACCTATATGTTGATTTTATTAATTTATTCCTATATTTATTAAGAATATTTGGGAAAAGTAGAGACTAA
- a CDS encoding nitroreductase family protein, with product MKNAIETLQNRSSVRSFTGESVKKEDLELILKTMLRSPNTKNLQSLSFIVVNDKKKLEKIAEFCGGQKQVSTADAFLLIVGDYAKVVGALDKENVEHEHILGNLNTIKELYIDAGVYASTFSTLSESLGYGSTVIGGVSHRPLEMAEYLGLPKLTFPLLGVTIGCPDPSRQNPTVKPRTNYENVVFFNEYSLDKAIDGVVEYNERLGKWWEELGLNMPSHLDTLKADLKEFKNDKLKEWFEEQGFINK from the coding sequence TTGAAAAACGCAATAGAAACATTACAAAATAGAAGTTCAGTAAGAAGCTTTACTGGAGAAAGTGTAAAAAAAGAAGATTTAGAATTAATTTTAAAAACAATGCTTAGAAGTCCAAATACAAAAAATTTACAAAGTCTATCATTTATTGTTGTAAATGATAAGAAAAAATTAGAAAAAATTGCAGAGTTTTGTGGAGGACAAAAACAAGTTTCAACTGCAGATGCATTCTTATTAATCGTTGGAGACTATGCAAAAGTAGTAGGAGCTTTAGATAAAGAAAATGTAGAACATGAGCATATATTAGGTAATTTAAATACTATTAAAGAATTATACATAGATGCAGGAGTTTATGCTTCAACATTTTCAACTTTATCAGAATCTTTAGGGTATGGATCAACTGTAATAGGTGGAGTATCTCATAGACCACTTGAAATGGCAGAATATTTAGGGCTTCCTAAATTAACTTTCCCACTATTAGGGGTAACTATAGGGTGTCCTGATCCTTCAAGACAAAATCCAACAGTTAAGCCAAGAACAAATTATGAAAATGTTGTATTCTTTAATGAATATAGCTTAGATAAAGCAATAGATGGTGTTGTTGAGTATAATGAAAGATTAGGTAAATGGTGGGAAGAATTAGGATTAAATATGCCTTCTCATTTAGATACTTTAAAAGCAGATTTAAAAGAATTTAAAAATGATAAATTAAAAGAATGGTTCGAAGAACAAGGATTTATAAACAAATAA
- a CDS encoding methyltransferase, producing the protein MKHYLESVDLYLEIDKGLNITSDALNLSRFIKNELKNSNKIGDCIDIGSGIGTLSFLLFRQDKINKFYCVEIQKKVYEMLKKNILENKLEDKILAFNTDIKEFMVDEYKERFQYIVSNPPFYKVNSGKLPEDEYLKISKFEILLNLEDLFKISSYILKDDGNFFLILPYEREKEVLKNKYFDIINSEKILNNKKSFIMYNLKKKEK; encoded by the coding sequence ATGAAACATTATTTAGAGAGTGTAGACCTGTATTTAGAAATAGATAAGGGCCTTAATATTACAAGTGATGCTCTTAATTTGTCAAGGTTTATAAAAAATGAACTAAAAAATAGTAATAAAATAGGAGATTGTATAGATATAGGAAGTGGTATAGGTACTTTAAGTTTTTTACTTTTTAGACAGGATAAAATAAATAAATTTTATTGTGTTGAAATTCAAAAAAAAGTATATGAAATGTTAAAGAAAAATATATTGGAAAATAAGTTAGAAGATAAAATATTAGCCTTTAATACTGATATTAAAGAATTTATGGTAGATGAGTATAAAGAAAGATTTCAATATATAGTTTCTAATCCCCCTTTTTATAAAGTAAATAGTGGAAAGCTTCCTGAAGATGAATATTTAAAAATATCAAAATTTGAGATATTACTTAATTTAGAAGACTTATTTAAAATTTCATCATATATTTTAAAAGATGATGGTAATTTTTTCTTGATTTTACCATATGAAAGAGAAAAGGAAGTTTTAAAAAATAAGTATTTTGATATAATTAATAGTGAAAAAATATTGAATAATAAAAAATCATTTATAATGTATAATTTAAAAAAGAAGGAGAAATAA
- the rbsK gene encoding ribokinase, with the protein MSKALVVGSLNMDITTKVDNLPKLGETIFGHSFYKSCGGKGANQAVAISKLGMETEILGMVGRDSDGKELIQNLEKYSVKSRVLESDTPTGRAIITVDKNGDNNIIVIPGSNLDLNKNDIDNNINFIEDSDVVVFQNEIKLETIEYALLKSKELNKITVFNPAPATKLNKSIFENTDYLVVNETELEVVFEVSINEVNFEEKIMDIKRKNNISNIILTMGDKGAYLFDDKYIHYPPKKVKAIDSTAAGDSFIGAFVKKLIETNDKDYAMKYATCVSAIVVTRKGAQDSIPTEIEIENIIKENNWI; encoded by the coding sequence ATGAGTAAAGCATTGGTTGTAGGTAGTTTAAATATGGATATTACTACAAAAGTAGATAATCTTCCTAAACTTGGAGAAACTATTTTTGGTCATTCTTTTTATAAAAGTTGTGGTGGTAAAGGTGCAAATCAAGCTGTAGCCATATCTAAACTTGGAATGGAAACAGAAATACTAGGTATGGTTGGTAGAGATTCTGATGGTAAAGAATTAATACAAAATTTAGAAAAATATAGCGTTAAATCAAGAGTTTTAGAAAGTGATACACCTACTGGACGTGCAATTATTACTGTTGATAAAAATGGTGATAATAATATTATAGTTATACCTGGAAGTAATTTAGATTTAAATAAAAATGATATAGATAATAATATTAACTTTATAGAAGATTCTGATGTAGTTGTATTTCAAAATGAAATTAAACTTGAAACTATAGAATATGCCTTACTTAAATCTAAAGAATTGAATAAAATTACTGTATTTAATCCAGCACCAGCTACGAAATTAAATAAAAGTATATTTGAAAATACGGATTATTTAGTTGTTAATGAAACTGAACTTGAAGTAGTTTTTGAAGTTAGTATAAATGAAGTAAATTTTGAAGAAAAAATTATGGATATAAAGAGAAAAAATAATATTAGTAATATAATATTAACTATGGGAGATAAGGGGGCATATTTATTTGATGATAAATATATACATTATCCACCAAAGAAAGTTAAAGCTATAGATTCAACGGCAGCTGGAGATTCATTTATAGGTGCTTTTGTTAAAAAATTAATTGAAACTAATGATAAAGATTATGCTATGAAATATGCAACTTGTGTATCTGCTATAGTCGTAACAAGAAAAGGAGCGCAAGATTCTATACCTACAGAAATAGAGATAGAAAATATAATTAAAGAGAATAACTGGATATAA
- a CDS encoding YadA-like family protein, which translates to MKINKKIIFSLIFCSIISLGAKAIPDDGMIYLDVDGNVLVKADDNKYYKPSSFDASGNVKAGETEVTLSRSLNATAKVPDYILNGNHTGPNSIAIGLSSNSDGDSSIAVGNHAQIATENTTLTSIAIGNNAYVLNRVGRQERTFSFIPDPTKVAGGIAIGANTSASSGTTDIGNKTYTGAMGGLTSLGWADTKVKMVNMTTVGSNSYTKGFFANIFGTYSIMTGNFDESGFFNSISYGGQNFGALINGSFNSIRSKGHGGTSGVANSIVGIGNIAENSNGSLIFGAGNKITNSIVSITSFSAESNVDKMVDKIQSAVRKANSGGSTLAFGGGNTADYTRLTSIIGVNNTLTGTENDKSVQNSVTGYRNTLTNSSNTNLIGSDNTITFGKQNTIFGDNHLLKGTAAEKATGNILIGFNSEKKEDRVKASAKDIVSIGNDIEASLDHSVYLGNLSKNPESNRSKLMDAYATEKILGTTLNFAGSTPYGIVSIGSEGKERRLTNVASGFIDANSTDAINGSQLYAVTNLLSKGFNVKIGEKTYKFSLGDTLEIKGNEPIKVEDKGTTAPEVASNTTTPTVTTTPGTNPGTTTPTSEESKKVVADISVDLKDYYKKDEADNRFKKVEDNVDNNTTNIGVALEGVSGAMAMASLPQINDRSAKRFNIATGYATYGGTHSFALGLSGVNKEGNLVYKASGSLSSKGKVGFAVGLGYQFIDKDEVNEIDLLRKENQELKERLENIEKYLKVNNK; encoded by the coding sequence ATGAAAATCAATAAAAAAATTATTTTTTCGTTAATTTTTTGTTCGATAATTTCTTTAGGAGCAAAGGCGATACCTGATGATGGTATGATTTATCTAGACGTTGATGGAAACGTACTAGTAAAAGCAGATGATAATAAGTATTATAAACCATCTAGTTTTGATGCAAGTGGAAATGTAAAAGCTGGTGAAACAGAAGTGACACTTTCTAGATCTTTAAATGCAACAGCTAAAGTACCAGACTATATCCTTAATGGTAACCATACAGGACCTAACTCTATTGCAATAGGACTTAGTTCTAATTCAGATGGTGATTCGAGTATAGCAGTAGGTAATCATGCACAAATTGCAACTGAGAATACAACATTAACAAGTATAGCTATAGGAAATAATGCTTATGTATTAAATAGAGTAGGGAGGCAAGAACGTACGTTTAGTTTTATACCTGACCCTACAAAAGTGGCTGGAGGAATAGCTATAGGAGCTAATACTTCTGCTAGTTCTGGAACTACAGATATAGGAAATAAGACATATACAGGAGCTATGGGAGGACTTACTTCACTTGGTTGGGCAGATACTAAAGTTAAAATGGTAAATATGACTACAGTAGGATCTAATAGCTATACTAAAGGTTTTTTTGCTAATATATTTGGTACTTATTCTATAATGACTGGAAATTTTGATGAAAGTGGTTTTTTTAATTCAATTTCTTATGGTGGACAAAACTTTGGAGCTTTAATAAATGGATCATTTAATAGTATACGTTCAAAAGGTCATGGTGGAACAAGTGGGGTAGCTAATAGTATAGTTGGTATAGGAAATATTGCTGAAAATTCAAACGGGTCTTTAATATTTGGAGCAGGTAATAAGATAACTAACTCAATCGTTAGTATAACTTCATTTAGTGCTGAAAGTAATGTAGATAAAATGGTTGATAAAATTCAAAGTGCAGTAAGAAAGGCGAATAGTGGAGGATCAACTCTAGCATTTGGTGGAGGAAACACTGCAGATTATACAAGATTAACTTCAATAATTGGGGTTAATAATACATTAACAGGTACTGAAAATGATAAAAGTGTACAAAATAGTGTAACAGGATATAGAAATACTCTTACAAATTCTAGTAATACTAATCTAATAGGAAGCGACAACACTATTACTTTTGGAAAACAAAATACTATCTTTGGAGACAATCATCTATTAAAAGGAACAGCTGCTGAAAAAGCAACAGGAAACATATTGATAGGATTTAATAGTGAAAAGAAAGAAGATAGAGTAAAAGCAAGTGCAAAAGATATAGTATCTATAGGAAATGACATAGAAGCTTCATTAGATCATTCAGTATACCTAGGAAATTTAAGTAAAAATCCTGAAAGTAATAGAAGTAAATTAATGGATGCTTATGCAACAGAAAAAATATTAGGAACAACATTAAATTTTGCAGGATCAACACCTTATGGAATAGTATCTATAGGAAGTGAAGGGAAGGAAAGAAGACTAACAAATGTAGCAAGTGGATTTATAGATGCAAATTCAACAGATGCAATAAATGGATCACAACTATATGCAGTAACAAACTTATTAAGTAAAGGATTTAATGTAAAAATAGGAGAAAAGACATATAAATTTAGCTTAGGAGATACATTAGAAATAAAAGGTAATGAACCTATAAAAGTAGAAGATAAAGGAACAACAGCACCAGAGGTAGCATCAAATACTACAACACCAACAGTTACAACAACACCAGGTACAAATCCAGGAACAACTACACCAACGAGTGAAGAAAGTAAGAAAGTAGTGGCAGATATATCAGTAGATTTAAAAGATTATTATAAAAAAGATGAAGCTGATAATAGATTTAAGAAAGTAGAAGATAATGTAGATAATAATACAACAAATATAGGGGTTGCATTAGAAGGTGTAAGTGGAGCAATGGCAATGGCAAGTTTACCACAAATAAATGATAGAAGTGCAAAGAGATTTAATATAGCAACAGGATATGCAACATATGGAGGGACACATTCATTTGCATTAGGACTAAGTGGAGTAAATAAAGAAGGAAACTTGGTGTATAAGGCAAGTGGAAGTTTAAGTTCGAAAGGAAAAGTAGGATTTGCAGTAGGACTAGGATATCAATTTATTGATAAAGATGAAGTAAATGAAATTGATCTTTTAAGAAAAGAAAATCAAGAATTAAAAGAAAGATTAGAAAATATTGAAAAATATTTGAAAGTTAACAATAAATAA
- the yhfZ gene encoding GntR family transcriptional regulator YhfZ, whose protein sequence is MENIRIINKVEIALIHISRDILTLHIGDKVNPVKYYSEILGLSVGTVQKAFDILENEEVIRLSKKGAFGKNVEYMNKEKLIKKADLKSIVGVMPLPYSKRYEGLATAIKSAFESYGINFYFAYMQGSRVRLKLLKEGIYDFAIMSNLAYLNSNDKEIKKIISLGNESYVSKHVLLSVNDNSRKLRVGIDKNSEDQSFLSSKYYENNKCDFIQVNSDSIISNLKNNIIDQAILSIDELEENYYEGINIKDIDIKEKELANIAVLVSKKGNTLIESLLKEIINTSEIKAIQEKVLKKEMLPRY, encoded by the coding sequence ATGGAAAATATTAGAATAATAAATAAAGTAGAAATTGCACTAATACATATTTCAAGAGATATATTAACTTTACATATTGGTGATAAGGTAAATCCTGTTAAATATTATTCTGAGATTTTAGGTTTATCAGTTGGAACCGTACAGAAAGCATTTGATATATTAGAAAATGAAGAAGTTATACGTTTATCTAAAAAAGGTGCTTTTGGTAAAAATGTTGAATATATGAATAAAGAAAAATTAATTAAAAAAGCTGATTTAAAATCTATAGTTGGAGTTATGCCTCTTCCTTATTCTAAAAGATATGAGGGACTTGCAACTGCTATTAAATCTGCATTTGAAAGTTATGGAATAAATTTTTATTTTGCATATATGCAAGGATCTAGAGTAAGACTTAAATTATTAAAAGAAGGTATTTATGATTTTGCCATAATGTCTAATCTTGCTTATTTAAATTCTAATGATAAAGAAATTAAAAAGATAATTAGTTTAGGAAATGAAAGTTATGTTTCTAAACATGTACTTTTATCGGTTAATGATAATAGTAGAAAGTTAAGAGTAGGAATAGATAAAAATTCAGAAGATCAGTCTTTTTTATCTAGTAAGTATTATGAAAATAATAAATGTGATTTTATACAAGTTAATTCAGATAGTATAATTAGTAATTTAAAAAATAATATAATTGATCAGGCAATTTTAAGTATAGATGAATTAGAAGAAAATTATTATGAAGGCATAAATATTAAGGATATAGATATTAAAGAAAAAGAACTTGCAAATATTGCTGTACTTGTATCTAAAAAAGGAAATACATTAATAGAAAGTCTTCTAAAGGAAATAATTAATACAAGTGAAATAAAAGCAATACAAGAAAAGGTTTTAAAAAAAGAAATGTTACCAAGGTACTAA
- a CDS encoding PRD domain-containing protein encodes MEKLSFRLSLLKDSGVIDQDKYDKLQSIISYFKEKENIVMTDDNSSSFITHISMVLNRIEKNEKIESLGEDELNDLMDFNSFEKANNILSDLELSIFGKLPEYEKGYILAHLINLLEGVNNI; translated from the coding sequence GTGGAGAAGTTAAGTTTTAGATTAAGTTTATTAAAAGATAGTGGAGTAATAGATCAAGATAAATATGATAAATTACAAAGTATAATTAGTTATTTTAAAGAAAAAGAAAATATAGTTATGACTGATGATAATTCATCAAGTTTTATAACTCATATTTCTATGGTTTTAAATAGGATAGAAAAAAATGAAAAAATCGAATCACTTGGTGAAGATGAATTAAATGATTTGATGGATTTTAATAGTTTTGAAAAAGCGAATAATATACTTTCAGATTTAGAACTTAGTATATTTGGGAAATTACCTGAATATGAAAAAGGATATATATTAGCACATTTAATAAATTTATTGGAAGGAGTAAATAATATATGA
- a CDS encoding DUF2620 domain-containing protein, whose translation MKIVVGGQIDKEMVKEVLLKEFPSADIDIKSDIDAAMAMKLGKYDYYFGACNTGGGGALAMAIAILGADKCLTVAMPGNILSEADVEKGIKEGKIAFGFTPYAANQSIEMIKKYIGG comes from the coding sequence ATGAAGATTGTAGTTGGTGGACAAATTGACAAAGAAATGGTAAAAGAAGTGTTACTTAAAGAATTCCCATCAGCAGATATAGATATTAAAAGTGATATAGATGCTGCTATGGCTATGAAATTAGGTAAATATGATTATTATTTTGGTGCATGTAATACAGGTGGAGGAGGAGCTCTTGCTATGGCAATTGCAATACTTGGTGCAGATAAATGCTTGACAGTTGCAATGCCAGGTAATATTCTTTCTGAAGCTGATGTTGAAAAAGGAATAAAAGAAGGTAAGATTGCTTTTGGATTTACTCCATATGCAGCTAATCAAAGTATAGAAATGATTAAAAAATATATAGGAGGATAG
- a CDS encoding YhfT family protein, translated as MINYVVMALLAGLASVLANQGIAVFNDGLRPLIPENLEGRLDRKALSATSFALSFGLVIGFGIPFSIGKTIILIHSILLGTDIIGTVFPKNEKGIVGSAIVGGIYGMGLVAGLQFIVDLFDKLPVNFLKHLSTMGSPIIVAFAVFPVLVIGYQYGVKKGIFSLICVLISRQVISVFGKFTLGSLAISLNADGIALLVGVVIMLVFAITDKTESTNANAALLGIFSERVAKVKKNILILSVMGGLVSAAVSLGMLAGDPISLNLLAEGKAADAGLVALARTIGFIPLVATTAITTGVYGPTGLTFVFVIGIFVKNPILAFILGALTLSLEILLLERIAKLLDRFPGIKACGDQIRTSMTKVLEVALLVGSMVACNNMADGNGLGFLFVIGVYLLNKASKKPLVDMAVGPIATILFGIILNILYLINLFVPVVPAS; from the coding sequence ATGATTAATTATGTTGTTATGGCATTACTAGCTGGACTTGCATCAGTTTTAGCTAATCAAGGTATTGCGGTATTTAATGATGGTTTAAGACCTTTAATTCCTGAAAATTTAGAAGGTAGACTTGATAGAAAAGCGTTATCTGCAACAAGTTTTGCTTTAAGTTTTGGGTTAGTTATTGGATTTGGTATACCATTTTCTATAGGGAAAACAATAATTCTTATCCACAGTATTTTACTTGGAACAGATATTATAGGTACAGTATTTCCTAAGAATGAAAAAGGTATAGTTGGTTCTGCTATTGTTGGTGGTATTTATGGAATGGGACTTGTAGCAGGATTACAATTTATTGTAGATTTATTTGATAAATTACCAGTTAATTTCTTGAAACATTTATCTACTATGGGAAGCCCAATTATAGTGGCATTTGCTGTATTCCCAGTATTAGTAATAGGTTATCAATATGGAGTTAAAAAAGGTATTTTCTCTTTAATATGTGTATTAATTTCAAGACAAGTAATATCAGTTTTTGGTAAGTTTACTTTAGGAAGTTTAGCTATTAGCTTAAATGCTGATGGTATAGCATTATTAGTTGGTGTAGTTATAATGCTTGTATTTGCAATAACTGATAAGACTGAAAGTACTAATGCTAATGCAGCACTTCTTGGAATATTCTCTGAAAGAGTTGCAAAAGTTAAAAAGAATATATTAATTCTTTCTGTTATGGGTGGTTTAGTTTCTGCAGCAGTTAGTCTTGGAATGCTTGCAGGAGATCCTATTTCACTTAATTTACTTGCTGAAGGTAAAGCAGCAGATGCAGGACTTGTAGCTTTAGCTAGAACTATAGGGTTTATACCACTTGTAGCAACTACTGCAATTACAACTGGTGTATACGGCCCAACTGGATTAACATTTGTATTTGTTATAGGTATATTTGTTAAAAATCCTATACTTGCATTTATATTAGGAGCTCTAACTTTATCTCTTGAAATACTTTTATTAGAAAGAATTGCAAAATTATTAGATAGATTCCCAGGAATTAAAGCATGTGGAGATCAAATAAGAACTAGTATGACAAAAGTACTTGAAGTAGCTTTACTTGTTGGTTCAATGGTAGCTTGTAATAATATGGCAGATGGAAATGGTTTAGGTTTCTTATTTGTTATAGGTGTATATTTATTAAATAAAGCATCTAAAAAACCACTTGTTGATATGGCAGTAGGACCTATAGCTACAATACTATTTGGAATAATATTAAATATATTATACTTAATAAACTTATTTGTACCTGTAGTACCTGCAAGTTAG
- a CDS encoding phosphotriesterase family protein → MLKDGYTLMHEHMFIDLSGVKNNLDCRLDCLDETINEMKKLYSKGVRNITEVTNMGMGRDVNYIKKISQESGINFICATGYYKEPFLPDYVKDTTVDELAEIMIKDIEIGIDGSDVKAQIIGEIGTSKNEMTDLEKKVFLSAIKAHKKTGVPITTHTTLGTYGLDQIEFFEENGVDLNKVVIGHVDLSGDIDYVLSILKKGAYVEFDTIGKNNYLSDDIRVDMLKVIEEKGYIDRVFLSLDITRKSNMEYMGGIGYSYIFDIFIPKLLEKGLSKESIDKMLYHNPRRFFNVSE, encoded by the coding sequence ATGTTAAAAGATGGATACACACTTATGCATGAGCATATGTTTATTGATTTATCAGGGGTAAAAAACAATCTTGATTGTAGATTAGATTGTCTTGATGAGACTATAAATGAAATGAAAAAACTATACTCTAAAGGGGTAAGAAATATAACAGAAGTTACTAATATGGGTATGGGACGTGATGTTAATTATATTAAAAAAATCTCACAAGAAAGTGGAATTAATTTTATTTGTGCAACTGGATATTATAAAGAGCCATTTTTACCAGATTATGTAAAAGATACAACTGTAGATGAACTTGCAGAAATTATGATAAAAGATATAGAAATAGGTATAGATGGAAGTGATGTTAAAGCACAAATTATTGGAGAAATTGGAACAAGTAAAAATGAAATGACAGATCTTGAAAAGAAAGTTTTCTTAAGTGCGATAAAAGCACATAAAAAAACAGGTGTTCCTATAACTACACATACTACACTTGGAACTTATGGTTTAGATCAAATAGAATTTTTTGAAGAAAATGGAGTTGATTTAAATAAGGTAGTTATAGGTCATGTAGATCTTAGTGGAGATATAGATTATGTTTTATCTATTCTTAAAAAAGGAGCTTATGTAGAATTTGACACTATAGGTAAAAATAATTATCTATCAGATGATATTAGAGTTGATATGTTAAAAGTTATAGAAGAAAAAGGATATATAGATAGAGTATTTTTATCTTTAGATATAACTAGAAAATCTAATATGGAATATATGGGAGGTATAGGATATTCATATATATTTGATATATTTATACCTAAATTATTAGAAAAAGGACTAAGTAAAGAATCTATAGATAAGATGCTTTATCATAATCCTAGAAGATTTTTTAATGTATCAGAATAG